One Turneriella parva DSM 21527 genomic region harbors:
- the aepY gene encoding phosphonopyruvate decarboxylase: MIKASTFIEEAKAAGFSLYTGVPCSYLKPFINYVIDAPDLDYIGATNEGDAVAIAAGAEIAGRRSVVMFQNSGFGNTVSPLTSLNMIFKIPSLVITTWRGEPGGPADEPQHELMGQITGELFDLMRIPWELFPSEESEVKPVLARAVAHMQKTGTPYGLIMKKDVVAPHALTTRAGNKPQGAINARPAAWQDAALARPTRGEVLAEVQKQAVKPHAVVATTGFTGRALYALSDLENQLYMVGSMGCISSFALGIARAKTDRKVIALDGDGAYLMRMGSAATLGFERPQNLVHVLLDNEVHDSTGAQATVSGTADLSLVAHACGYPQVYRCATIAEFAAQLKQALAGNELTLIHIKTAPGENPNLPRPKVTPVQVAERFRQYLQG, translated from the coding sequence ATGATCAAAGCATCGACATTCATCGAAGAAGCGAAGGCTGCGGGTTTTTCGCTCTATACCGGAGTTCCGTGTTCTTACCTGAAGCCTTTCATTAACTATGTCATCGACGCTCCCGACCTCGATTATATCGGCGCAACCAATGAGGGCGATGCAGTGGCCATTGCTGCCGGCGCTGAAATAGCCGGCCGGCGCAGCGTCGTCATGTTTCAGAACTCAGGTTTTGGCAACACGGTCTCACCGCTGACATCGCTCAACATGATCTTCAAAATTCCGTCGCTCGTGATTACGACGTGGCGCGGCGAACCGGGCGGCCCTGCTGACGAACCGCAGCATGAGCTGATGGGCCAGATCACGGGCGAACTGTTTGACCTGATGCGCATTCCGTGGGAGCTTTTCCCGTCAGAAGAAAGCGAAGTGAAACCCGTGCTTGCACGGGCAGTCGCACACATGCAGAAAACGGGAACTCCTTATGGGTTGATCATGAAAAAAGATGTGGTCGCCCCGCATGCGTTGACAACGCGCGCCGGCAATAAACCGCAGGGCGCGATCAACGCGCGGCCCGCGGCGTGGCAAGATGCCGCCTTGGCGCGACCAACCCGTGGTGAAGTGCTCGCCGAGGTGCAGAAACAGGCGGTGAAACCCCACGCAGTGGTGGCCACAACCGGCTTTACCGGCAGGGCGCTCTATGCGCTCTCTGACCTTGAGAACCAGCTCTACATGGTAGGTTCGATGGGTTGTATTTCAAGTTTTGCGCTGGGTATCGCGCGTGCGAAAACTGACCGCAAGGTGATCGCGCTCGACGGCGACGGTGCATACCTCATGCGCATGGGCTCGGCGGCGACGCTCGGCTTTGAGAGGCCACAAAACCTCGTGCATGTTCTGCTCGATAACGAAGTGCACGACTCTACCGGTGCGCAGGCAACGGTTTCGGGTACAGCTGACCTAAGCCTCGTCGCGCACGCGTGCGGCTACCCTCAGGTCTATCGCTGTGCGACGATCGCTGAATTTGCGGCGCAGCTAAAGCAGGCGCTCGCTGGCAATGAGCTGACTCTGATACACATTAAAACGGCGCCGGGCGAGAACCCGAACCTACCGCGCCCCAAAGTCACGCCTGTTCAGGTGGCCG
- the aepX gene encoding phosphoenolpyruvate mutase codes for MLKKTTQLKNMLLSSELEFLMEAHNGLSAKIAEEAGFKGIWASGLSISAALGVRDNNEASWTQVLEVTEFMSDATKVPILLDGDTGYGNFNSMRRLVRKLEQRGVAGVCIEDKLFPKTNSFINGSEQPLAEIAEFCGKISAGKDAQTDSDFVIVARVEAFIAGWGLGEAIKRADAYRKAGADAILIHSALRKPDEILAFQKEWAGRSPVVIVPTKYYATPTEVFRDYKFSIVIWANHLMRSAITAMQQTAATIYKDQNLLNVEEKVASVGEVFRIQGADELEDAEKRYLPTTAAPGAIVLAASRGEELGDLTKDMPKAMVAIGGKPLAQHIVDSYRSVGVKDITIVRGYKKEAFNLLNVDYADNDNFAGTQELGSLAKAMGKIQGEVFISYGDVLFKKYIAQELIDNKADIVAVVDYDWQTSRNSARYADYVSCSEPQSTKAFYHEVRLTGIGSDMPENKRHGEWAGIIRLSAKGSAIVQSVLTELQKDKAFNTLRMSDLLRTIIEKGHDVRVVYTSRAGWLDIDNLEDVLAGGSF; via the coding sequence ATGCTGAAAAAGACCACTCAACTCAAAAATATGCTGCTGTCGTCAGAACTCGAATTTCTGATGGAAGCGCACAACGGCCTCAGCGCCAAGATCGCCGAAGAAGCCGGGTTTAAAGGCATCTGGGCGAGCGGCCTTTCTATTTCTGCCGCGCTCGGTGTTCGCGACAATAACGAAGCCAGCTGGACACAGGTTCTTGAAGTCACCGAGTTCATGAGCGATGCGACGAAGGTGCCGATTCTGCTCGATGGCGACACGGGTTACGGTAACTTTAACTCGATGCGCCGGCTCGTGCGCAAGCTCGAACAGCGCGGCGTTGCAGGCGTATGCATCGAAGATAAACTTTTTCCCAAAACTAACAGTTTCATCAACGGTTCAGAGCAGCCGCTCGCCGAAATCGCAGAATTCTGCGGCAAGATCAGCGCGGGTAAAGATGCGCAGACCGATTCTGACTTCGTCATTGTCGCGCGCGTCGAGGCATTTATTGCAGGCTGGGGGCTCGGCGAGGCGATCAAGCGCGCTGACGCATACCGCAAGGCCGGCGCCGACGCAATTCTCATTCACAGCGCGCTCAGAAAACCTGATGAAATTCTCGCGTTTCAGAAAGAATGGGCAGGCCGCAGCCCGGTCGTGATTGTGCCGACGAAATATTACGCGACGCCGACCGAAGTTTTTCGCGATTATAAATTCTCGATCGTGATTTGGGCCAACCACCTGATGCGCTCTGCCATCACCGCAATGCAGCAGACGGCTGCAACGATCTATAAAGACCAGAACCTGCTGAACGTCGAAGAAAAAGTCGCTTCGGTCGGCGAAGTTTTTCGCATTCAGGGTGCCGACGAACTCGAAGACGCCGAGAAGCGTTATCTGCCGACAACAGCCGCGCCGGGCGCCATTGTACTGGCGGCGTCACGCGGCGAAGAACTGGGCGATCTCACCAAAGATATGCCGAAGGCAATGGTTGCAATTGGCGGCAAACCGCTCGCGCAGCACATCGTCGACAGCTACCGCAGCGTCGGCGTCAAAGATATCACGATTGTGCGTGGCTACAAAAAAGAAGCTTTTAATCTATTGAATGTCGACTACGCCGACAACGATAACTTCGCAGGCACGCAAGAGCTCGGCTCGCTCGCAAAAGCGATGGGCAAGATTCAGGGCGAGGTATTCATTTCATATGGCGATGTGCTTTTCAAGAAATACATTGCGCAAGAGCTCATCGACAACAAGGCAGACATCGTCGCGGTTGTCGACTATGACTGGCAGACGAGCCGCAACTCGGCCCGTTACGCTGACTACGTTTCGTGCAGTGAACCACAATCGACCAAAGCGTTTTACCACGAGGTGCGCCTCACCGGTATCGGCAGCGATATGCCAGAAAACAAACGCCATGGCGAATGGGCGGGCATTATTCGGCTCTCGGCAAAAGGTTCTGCGATCGTGCAAAGCGTGCTGACTGAATTACAAAAAGACAAGGCATTCAACACCCTGCGCATGTCTGACCTGCTGCGTACGATCATCGAAAAAGGCCATGATGTGCGCGTCGTCTACACTTCGCGCGCGGGCTGGCTCGACATCGACAACCTCGAAGACGTTCTCGCAGGTGGTAGTTTTTAA